In a genomic window of Aeromicrobium panaciterrae:
- the dacB gene encoding D-alanyl-D-alanine carboxypeptidase/D-alanyl-D-alanine-endopeptidase has translation MADRGVRRVERPRGAIGIPVVALVLALVLSFVLWSRGNLNSLICDGDCGPANVTAPEGLTDDSSASTARTDPAPSGSLDASKVEAAVSGAMKSAALGDHVGLVVMGSTGEVLVSRGTGTFIPASTAKLLTGFAALSEVGPQTRFTTSVVSDGDKIVLVGGGDPYLRVRKAKGSEREANANLTTLAARTAKALKRQGVDRVSLGFDSSLFSGPAASPGWKSSYVSGNIVTPVSALWADQGVVGGIRSRNPAASAATIFAKLLESRGIAVAGTPDSVSSSSASTPLASVRSATVAQIVEALVRTSDNQAAEVMLRHVAIAADEPATFEGGADAVTGVLAKAGIDTTGLRLFDGSGLSRNDRVSPTTLAQTVLAANANLSTSTLLSSLPVSGFDGTLTDRFSKSKRAYGLVRAKTGTLTGVHSLAGYAVEATGLPVIFALMSDGTPKIDLASAEAALDRVAAAIAACSCGSTP, from the coding sequence GTGGCAGACCGGGGCGTACGCAGGGTCGAGAGGCCGCGCGGTGCAATCGGCATTCCCGTCGTCGCTTTGGTGCTGGCCCTCGTCCTCTCCTTCGTGCTCTGGTCGCGTGGCAATCTCAACTCCCTGATCTGCGACGGGGATTGTGGCCCCGCGAATGTGACTGCTCCGGAGGGACTCACAGACGATTCGTCGGCGAGCACCGCTCGTACGGATCCCGCGCCGAGCGGTTCGCTCGACGCTTCGAAGGTCGAGGCGGCCGTCAGTGGAGCGATGAAGTCCGCTGCTCTGGGTGATCACGTCGGGCTCGTAGTGATGGGGTCGACCGGCGAGGTGCTCGTATCCCGCGGCACCGGAACGTTCATCCCGGCATCGACGGCGAAGTTGCTGACTGGATTTGCCGCGCTTTCGGAAGTCGGGCCACAGACCCGCTTCACCACCAGCGTTGTCTCGGACGGCGACAAGATCGTGCTCGTCGGAGGCGGTGACCCGTACCTCCGCGTGAGGAAGGCCAAGGGGTCCGAGCGCGAAGCCAACGCCAACCTGACGACGCTCGCGGCGCGGACAGCGAAGGCTCTCAAGCGCCAGGGCGTCGACCGGGTCTCACTCGGGTTCGACAGTTCCCTGTTCAGTGGCCCGGCGGCCAGCCCGGGATGGAAGTCGTCGTACGTCAGCGGCAACATCGTCACCCCGGTCAGCGCCCTCTGGGCCGACCAGGGTGTGGTGGGCGGCATACGTTCGCGCAACCCGGCCGCCAGTGCCGCCACGATCTTCGCCAAGCTCCTCGAGAGCCGTGGGATCGCGGTCGCGGGTACTCCAGACTCGGTGTCCTCTTCGAGCGCTTCGACTCCGCTTGCGTCGGTGCGCAGCGCAACCGTTGCCCAGATCGTGGAGGCCTTGGTGCGTACGAGCGACAACCAGGCCGCCGAGGTGATGCTGCGGCACGTCGCCATCGCAGCCGACGAGCCGGCGACCTTCGAGGGGGGAGCGGACGCGGTCACCGGGGTGCTCGCGAAGGCAGGCATCGACACCACCGGGCTGCGGCTGTTCGACGGCAGCGGGTTGTCTCGCAACGACCGGGTGTCACCGACAACGCTGGCCCAGACCGTGTTGGCCGCGAACGCCAACCTTTCAACGTCGACGTTGCTCAGTTCGCTGCCGGTCAGCGGATTCGACGGCACGTTGACTGACCGGTTCTCGAAGTCCAAGCGCGCGTATGGGCTCGTTCGCGCCAAGACCGGGACGCTCACCGGCGTGCACTCGCTTGCGGGGTACGCCGTCGAGGCCACCGGGCTGCCCGTGATCTTCGCCCTGATGTCGGACGGCACTCCGAAGATCGATCTGGCGTCAGCGGAGGCCGCACTTGACCGAGTGGCCGCCGCAATCGCCGCCTGTTCGTGTGGGAGCACGCCGTAG